A region of Solanum stenotomum isolate F172 unplaced genomic scaffold, ASM1918654v1 scaffold11612, whole genome shotgun sequence DNA encodes the following proteins:
- the LOC125849933 gene encoding 60S acidic ribosomal protein P2-like, with translation MKVIATYLLAVLGGNTNPTAEDLKAILSSVGAEADDTKIELLLSQVKGRDLAELIAAGREKLASVPSGGGVVVASGGGGAAAAVAEKKEEEKKVEEKEESDEEDFVLDIFG, from the coding sequence ATGAAGGTGATCGCCACCTACTTGTTGGCGGTGTTGGGTGGAAACACCAATCCCACGGCGGAGGATTTGAAAGCAATTCTCTCCTCCGTCGGAGCGGAAGCTGATGATACaaaaattgagttattattatCTCAAGTCAAAGGAAGAGACCTTGCTGAACTTATCGCTGCCGGAAGAGAGAAGCTAGCTTCAGTGCCTTCCGGTGGTGGTGTTGTGGTAGctagtggtggtggtggtgctGCTGCAGCGGTGGCggagaagaaagaggaggaaAAGAAAGTGGAAGAGAAAGAAGAGTCTGATGAAGAGGATTTTGTTCTTGATATCTTTGGTTAG